One Pochonia chlamydosporia 170 chromosome 5, whole genome shotgun sequence DNA segment encodes these proteins:
- a CDS encoding centromere/microtubule-binding protein cbf5 (similar to Aspergillus terreus NIH2624 XP_001218082.1), whose amino-acid sequence MTMEVVKTKKVEEEHTIKPQAVTPAVDTSSWPLLLKNYDKLLVRTGHFTPIPNGCSPLKRDIKSYVSSGVINLDKPSNPSSHEVVSWVKRILRVEKTGHSGTLDPKVTGCLIVCIDRATRLVKSQQGAGKEYVCVIRLHDKLPGGQAQLARALETLTGALFQRPPLISAVKRQLRVRTIYESKLIEFDNDRHLGVFWVSCEAGTYIRTLCVHLGLLLGVGAHMQELRRVRSGAMDENKHLVTLHDVLDAQWTMDNTRDEAYLRRVIAPLETLLTGYKRLVVKDSAVNAVCYGAKLMLPGLLSYESAIEHNEEVVLMTTKGEAIAIGIAQMSTVEMSTCDHGVVAKVKRCIMERDLYPRRWGLGPVAQEKKKLKADGKLDKFGRPNDSTPAKWTSEYQDYSATDASAAAAAAAPTPVKKVEETKVEVSTPVADDGDKKKRKKHEGETPDEKAERKRRKAEKKAAKAAKKAAKGEAASDDDSD is encoded by the exons ATGACGATGGAAGTTGTCAAAACCAAGAAGGTGGAAGAGGAGCACACCATCAAGCCCCAGGCCGTGACACCTGCTGTGGACACGAGCTCGTGGCCTTTGCTCCTCAAGAACTACGACAAGC TGCTCGTTCGAACTGGTCACTTCACCCCGATCCCCAATGGCTGCTCCCCATTGAAGCGAGACATCAAGTCTTATGTTAGCTCTGGTGTTATCAACCTCGACAAGCCTTCAAACCCTTCTAGTCACGAAGTCGTCTCTTGGGTCAAGCGCATTCTTCG TGTTGAGAAGACTGGCCACAGCGGCACCCTCGATCCCAAGGTTACTGGATGTCTGATTGTCTGCATTGACCGCGCTACTCGTCTCGTCAAGTCCCAGCAGGGCGCAGGAAAGGAATACGTCTGCGTGATTCGCCTCCACGACAAGCTGCCTGGCGGTCAGGCCCAGCTCGCCCGTGCCCTCGAGACCCTCACTGGTGCTCTGTTCCAGCGTCCTCCTTTGATCTCTGCCGTTAAGCGTCAGCTCCGTGTCCGAACCATCTACGAGAGCAAGCTCATCGAATTCGACAATGACCGCCACTTGGGTGTCTTCTGGGTCAGCTGTGAGGCTGGTACCTATATCCGAACTCTTTGCGTGCACCTTGGTCTCCtccttggtgttggtgcgCACATGCAGGAACTGCGTCGTGTTCGCAGTGGTGCCATGGACGAGAACAAGCACTTGGTTACTCTCCATGATGTCCTTGATGCTCAGTGGACCATGGACAACACCCGCGACGAGGCCTACCTGCGCAGAGTGATTGCTCCTCTTGAGACTCTCTTGACTGGCTATAAGCGtcttgttgtcaaggacaGTGCTGTCAACGCTGTGTGCTACGGTGCTAAGCTTATGCTTCCCGGACTTCTGAGTTATG AGTCTGCCATTGAGCACAATGAGGAGGTCGTCCTCATGACCACCAAGGGTGAGGCTATTGCCATTGGTATCGCTCAAATGTCTACTGTTGAGATGTCTACTTGCGATCACGGTGTGGTTGCCAAGGTCAAGCGCTGCATCATGGAGCGTGACCTGTACCCCAGACGATGGGGTCTTGGCCCTGTCGcccaggagaagaagaagctcaaggctgatggcaagctggacaagttTGGCCGTCCCAACGACAGCACTCCTGCCAAGTGGACCTCTGAGTACCAAGACTACAGCGCGACTGACGCttctgctgccgccgctgccgcagcCCCCACGCCTGTGAAGAAGGTTGAGGAGACCAAGGTCGAGGTCTCCACGCCTGTTGCCGACGAtggcgacaagaagaagagaaagaagcaCGAGGGCGAGACTCCTGATGAGAAGGCGGAGCGCAAGCGAAGaaaggctgagaagaaggccgccAAGGCTGCTAAGAAGGCGGCAAAGGGAGAGGCTGCATCCGACGATGACAGCGACTAA
- a CDS encoding centromere/microtubule binding protein cbf5-like protein (similar to Metarhizium robertsii ARSEF 23 XP_007825614.1), whose product MPQPLRLSIVLAALVSAAQSVLVTSGSKCATNCGNVLDRTSPDDLVCDQGSFSSDPTGQLFAGCVGCERSSTFYSGNNSDIQAMLYNVRLALSYCVWGTVPAKNPKVVDTPCITTKACGPFKNAVQFKNLSSEYKAYQYCDIWPTGDAPDFQGCTDCLRAEGRQTMANFVVALQAGCEQKPPPGLFIGLDGEIFSNTAVQISTPSPTASINPAWFDQGPLNLGAKVGIAIGAVVALLICLGCCIVWNGKRRRRAYLRNLDTKVAQRGWPSPNGQREMGETAGQSSFRGWDDTPVSQQPLRGWDDTPVSQQAARGWDDSPMTANSDKPFPRYFSPYSSQYNSPVSAQEGQAMQWPQAALPHTHHIGVATTAEGSHEPWSPASEDKGKSKVEAYEMHHVDKSESCSSLSQPHREIEEPPVLNHPGYGRGQNIPPAHYVLNERDARHGNAI is encoded by the exons ATGCCACAGCCTCTGCGACTGTCCATCGTCTTAGCCGCCTTGGTGTCAGCGGCGCAGTCAGTTCTGGTGACGTCGGGGTCGAAATGCGCGACCAACTGCGGTAATGTTCTGGATAGAACATCCCCGGATGACCTTGTTTGCGATCAGGGTAGCTTTTCGAGTGACCCTACGGGACAGCTGTTTGCTGGTTGTGTTGGGTGTGAGAGATCCAGCACATTCTACAGCGGGAATAACAGCGACATCCAGGCTATGCTTT ATAATGTCCGGCTTGCGTTATCGTACTGCGTCTGGGGCACAGTACCAGCCAAGAACCCTAAAGTTGTTGATACCCCTTGCATTACTAC GAAAGCATGTGGTCCTTTCAAAAACGCTGTTCAGTTCAAAAACCTGTCGTCAGAGTACAAAGCCTATCAGTACTGTGATATATGGCCGACAGGTGATGCCCCCGACTTCCAAGGCTGCACCGACTGCCTTCGAGCGGAAGGCAGGCAAACTATGGCGAATT TTGTCGTCGCTCTTCAGGCTGGTTGCGAACAAAAGCCACCACCGGGCCTTTTCATTGGTCTCGATGGCGAGATATTTTCAAACACTGCAGTGCAAATCTCGACTCCAAGCCCTACGGCAAGCATCAACCCAGCTTGGTTTGACCAGGGCCCTTTGAATCTTGGTGCCAAGGTCGGCATTGCTATCGGCGCAGTCGTGGCCCTTCTCATTTGCCTTGGATGCTGCATCGTCTGGAATGGTAAGCGTCGAAGAAGGGCATACTTGCGAAACTTGGACACCAAGGTTGCTCAAAGAGGTTGGCCATCGCCGAATGGTCAACGAGAGATGGGCGAAACTGCCGGGCAGTCATCTTTCCGTGGTTGGGACGATACGCCTGTAAGTCAACAGCCGCTGCGCGGCTGGGACGACACTCCCGTGAGCCAGCAAGCAGCACGAGGCTGGGATGACTCTCCCATGACGGCAAACAGCGATAAGCCGTTCCCAAGATACTTCTCACCTTACTCCAGCCAGTACAACAGCCCGGTGAGCGCCCAGGAAGGTCAGGCCATGCAGTGGCCACAGGCAGCTTTGCCTCATACCCACCACATTGGCGTTGCTACCACTGCTGAAGGTTCGCATGAACCTTGGAGTCCAGCGTCGGAGGATAAGGGCAAGTCGAAAGTCGAAGCCTATGAGATGCATCATGTGGACAAGAGTGAGAGTTGCAGCTCACTGAGCCAGCCACACAGGGAGATCGAGGAGCCACCGGTGTTGAATCACCCTGGCTATGGGAGAGGCCAAAATATCCCGCCCGCTCATTACGTACTGAATGAGCGTGATGCTAGGCATGGAAATGCTATTTAG
- a CDS encoding protein amidase (similar to Metarhizium acridum CQMa 102 XP_007807096.1), which yields MRIACLQFAPQVGDVDNNLNRADAILSRVDPEALDVLVLPELAFSGYNFKSLGEISQFLEPSGSGISSLWSRTTALKYDCTVITGYPEKVDPTLKWPTNPEYYNAAIVVNGEGETAANYRKTHLYYTDETWALEGPAGFFGQRLEGLGRTAIGICMDLNPYKFEAPWDEFEFAHHVLDCGARLVIVSMAWITNDDPRQFSRMPQEPDMNTLLYWVSRLEPIIRAESTEEVIVVFANRTGVEGEVTYAGTSAVIGIKSGEVRVYGILGRGDKELLVVDTDSAPYAKLLYRPRENGFEVQAADSEEYDHRQEYEINRGQRSQHQRGSETISPEQQWPGSESDATQGKGATAKYRRNDLSVQVHASSSSKRGSEMAHIHTPTAPSPTPQSLRPKLLVSTNHPDSHRFLNGPSPASLYATGTNRAPFQILGGGVRFHGSNAHAGISPLAPSESRFSESSYESSRLHWAPVQQSSAVQDSRWTPPDDADDLIVSDGSPITHNENRHSIRSDVSVWNNQPGRPPSISNQLLSHPTPPPETRHRRVRRDAPEREPPAHHIADIPTRESFQIRPSSPKSRHASRSRGLERSNSAAAGTNDLEDVCQRLEDMAMFTESTQSHRVTRDRSNSTSGYQASRSRSRSRKPTPRVQDRYYDRSAMTASIPIAFGLDIADPVDVRRSSGSGGQQRTHAATHDPPILRPASRSRIRQRSTSKGRIGDRPPSRNAFMQREIRSNTPANFVDRAVSRGRQREIRPATDQQLPTPGSHERRRSENNSQGPPPDPVDLSQFTLIEEYPAPNCPVHGSRSRSGTGQRDPSGNRPATTNPTRPPAHRERVGRRSTQVTPRPASRKDTPEVATRSPKPPRDSPKPSPQTSKQTSKTPKPSTTTSTRSKLRNTVHKTSDVVETVVTSEQLDLKSPQGPKTPKAMVLVNDGKPDSRDISAALQYVKQSLGKPVDRPRSAIW from the exons ATGCGGATCGCCTGTCTTCAGTTTGCGCCGCAGGTCGGAGACGTGGACAACAATCTCAACCGTGCGGATGCGATTTTAAGCCGGGTTGATCCTGAGGCCCTTGACGTATTGGTCTTGCCGGAGCTGGCTTTTTCTG GATACAACTTCAAGTCGCTCGGCGAGATATCGCAGTTCCTCGAACCGTCAGGGTCGGGCATCAGCTCGCTGTGGTCTCGTACAACCGCCCTGAAATACGACTGCACTGTGATAACTGGCTATCCTGAAAAAGTTGACCCGACTCtaaaatggccaacaaaCCCAGAGTATTACAACGCTGCTATCGTCGTGAATGGCGAGGGGGAGACTGCGGCCAACTACCGGAAGACTCATCTTTACTATACGGATGAGACGTGGGCATTGGAAGGACCCGCGGGGTTCTTTGGTCAGAGATTGGAAGGTCTAGGACGGACTGCGATTGGAATTTGCATGGATCTCAA CCCCTACAAATTTGAAGCACCGTGGGATGAGTTTGAATTTGCGCACCATGTCTTGGATTGCGGCGCTCGGCTTGTCATCGTGTCGATGGCTTGGATCACAAATGATGATCCGCGTCAGTTCAGTCGCATGCCTCAAGAACCGGACATGAACACTCTTCTTTATTGGGTCTCAAGGCTGGAACCAATCATTAGAGCGGAGTCGACGGAGGAAGTCATTGTCGTTTTTGCAAACCGCACTGGCGTGGAAGGTGAAGTCACATATGCGGGCACCAGCGCTGTTATTGGTATCAAATCTGGCGAAGTCCGGGTCTATGGTATTCTTGGTCGAGGCGACAAGGAGCTCCTGGTTGTCGATACAGATTCCGCCCCCTATGCCAAGCTCTTGTATCGACCAAGAGAGAATGGGTTTGAAGTTCAGGCTGCGGATTCTGAGGAGTATGACCACCGGCAGGAGTATGAGATCAACCGTGGCCAACGGTCCCAGCATCAACGGGGGTCTGAGACCATCTCACCTGAGCAACAGTGGCCTGGAAGTGAGTCCGACGCGACCCAGGGGAAAGGAGCGACTGCAAAATACCGCAGAAACGACTTATCTGTGCAAGTTCATGCAAGTTCATCCTCCAAACGAGGATCTGAAATGGCGCACATTCACACGCCAACTGCACCAAGCCCAACACCACAGTCCCTACGTCCAAAGCTCTTGGTTTCGACGAATCACCCTGACAGTCATAGATTTCTGAACGGACCTTCACCAGCGTCACTGTATGCGACCGGCACTAATAGGGCGCCGTTTCAAATTCTAGGTGGTGGAGTTCGTTTCCACGGCTCAAATGCACACGCTGGAATATCTCCCTTGGCGCCGTCTGAGTCTCGATTCTCCGAATCATCTTACGAATCCTCGCGACTTCACTGGGCACCTGTGCAGCAGTCTTCAGCAGTACAGGATTCACGGTGGACCCCTCCAGATGATGCAGATGACTTGATAGTATCTGACGGCTCACCAATTACGCATAACGAGAACCGACATAGCATCAGATCGGATGTTTCTGTGTGGAACAACCAACCTGGTCGTCCGCCAAGTATCTCCAATCAACTTCTCAGTCATCCTACTCCTCCTCCCGAGACTCGTCATCGACGAGTGCGTCGTGATGCCCCAGAGCGAGAGCCACCCGCACACCACATCGCGGATATCCCGACCAGGGAGTCATTTCAAATCCGCCCCTCATCTCCAAAGTCTCGACACGCCAGTAGATCACGCGGGCTTGAGAGATCAAATTCCGCCGCCGCAGGGACAAATGACTTGGAAGATGTCTGCCAGAGACTAGAagacatggccatgtttACGGAGTCGACTCAAAGCCATAGGGTCACTAGAGACCGCTCAAACTCTACGTCTGGGTATCAGGCTTCGAGAAGCCGCAGCCGGAGCAGGAAACCCACGCCTCGTGTGCAAGACAGGTACTATGATAGGAGTGCGATGACTGCTTCGATACCCATAGCGTTTGGACTGGATATTGCCGATCCCGTGGATGTGAGGCGTTCGAGCGGCTCGGGTGGCCAGCAGCGGACACATGCGGCAACTCATGATCCCCCAATTCTTCGGCCAGCTTCAAGAAGTCGCATAAGACAAAGGAGTACCTCAAAAGGGAGAATTGGTGACCGTCCCCCATCCAGAAACGCCTTTATGCAGCGCGAGATTCGGTCAAACACTCCCGCCAACTTTGTGGATAGGGCAGTGAGCCGTGGTCGTCAGAGAGAAATTCGACCAGCAACGGATCAACAATTGCCAACACCAGGGAGTCACGAACGGCGGAGAAGCGAAAATAACAGTCAAGGGCCTCCTCCTGATCCCGTGGACTTATCTCAGTTCACACTTATTGAGGAGTATCCTGCACCAAACTGTCCCGTCCATGGTTCCCGATCCCGCTCAGGAACAGGGCAAAGAGACCCCTCAGGGAACCGGCCGGCAACTACAAACCCGACTCGACCTCCTGCCCACCGAGAGAGAGTAGGAAGAAGGTCTACGCAGGTTACGCCGCGGCCGGCAAGTAGGAAGGATACTCCCGAGGTTGCTACACGGTCACCCAAACCCCCCCGAGATtcaccaaagccaagcccgCAGACTTCCAAACAGACTTCCAAAACGCCAAAACCTTCAACGACCACGTCCACCAGGTCAAAGCTACGCAATACTGTTCACAAGACCTCCGACGTTGTCGAGACTGTCGTAACTTCTGAACAACTAGACCTCAAATCACCGCAAGGTCCAAAAACCCCGAAGGCGATGGTTCTCGTCAACGACGGCAAACCAGACTCACGAGACATCAGCGCTGCGTTGCAATACGTGAAGCAGTCACTTGGGAAGCCTGTAGACAGGCCCAGGAGCGCAATTTGGTGA